The Oscillospiraceae bacterium genome window below encodes:
- a CDS encoding toll/interleukin-1 receptor domain-containing protein: MNKPVVFFSHSSKDSSMVSALKNRLNDITGGVLDIFQSSDGQSIPFGRNWVHKIEEGLANATVMFVFVTPNSISSNWIYFEAGFAYSNSGNIISLSW; the protein is encoded by the coding sequence ATGAATAAACCCGTTGTATTCTTTAGCCATTCAAGCAAGGATAGCTCTATGGTTTCAGCTCTAAAAAACAGATTGAACGATATTACAGGTGGTGTTTTAGATATTTTTCAATCAAGCGATGGACAAAGTATACCTTTTGGACGTAACTGGGTACATAAAATTGAAGAAGGTTTAGCAAATGCAACTGTTATGTTTGTTTTTGTAACACCAAATTCCATATCCTCAAATTGGATATATTTTGAGGCTGGCTTTGCTTATTCAAATAGCGGGAATATTATCAGCTTATCCTGGTGA
- a CDS encoding M48 family metalloprotease, producing MRALKFIASNSLYLIWFVLYFLIAGLMLGGTRDSFIWVSIIYGVSITIALSPIGEVILQISENCREPSTEQEREYLLPLFEEVYENAIEVNPKLNKGIKLYIMDAMYVNAFAMGRKTVAVTKGAIETFTADELKGVLAHELGHITHGHTKALLLSVIGNFFFTVLVWIFRAILFVVQVVSDIVADLNYIGAIFSIFTLIARVLVDVSVFVFINLGQTILASNSRFNEFQADKFALDIGHGRELISGLYLLQKISINRKMSWSEQSKASHPHIAHRIAYLERLESQLN from the coding sequence ATGCGAGCATTAAAATTCATAGCCTCAAACTCTTTGTATCTCATTTGGTTTGTACTATACTTCCTCATTGCAGGGCTTATGTTAGGCGGTACTCGTGATAGCTTTATTTGGGTGTCAATAATATACGGTGTATCTATTACAATCGCTCTATCGCCCATCGGCGAAGTAATACTGCAAATATCGGAAAACTGCCGAGAGCCGTCAACCGAGCAAGAGCGAGAATATTTGCTCCCGCTGTTTGAAGAAGTCTACGAAAACGCAATAGAAGTCAATCCGAAGTTGAACAAAGGCATAAAACTTTACATCATGGACGCAATGTATGTAAATGCTTTTGCTATGGGACGAAAAACTGTTGCCGTTACCAAAGGAGCAATAGAAACATTTACAGCGGACGAGTTAAAAGGCGTATTAGCCCATGAGTTGGGGCATATCACACATGGTCATACAAAGGCATTGTTGTTGTCTGTAATAGGCAACTTTTTCTTTACTGTGCTTGTGTGGATTTTTAGGGCAATATTGTTTGTAGTTCAAGTTGTTTCAGATATAGTAGCTGACCTTAATTATATAGGTGCTATATTTTCAATTTTCACGCTTATTGCAAGGGTGCTTGTTGATGTTAGCGTATTTGTGTTTATCAATTTAGGGCAAACGATACTTGCTTCAAATAGTAGATTTAATGAATTCCAAGCTGACAAATTTGCCCTTGATATTGGACATGGTCGGGAGCTGATTTCAGGGTTGTACCTTTTGCAGAAAATATCTATAAACAGAAAAATGAGTTGGTCGGAGCAATCGAAAGCGTCACACCCTCATATTGCGCACAGGATAGCTTATTTGGAGCGGTTGGAAAGTCAGCTTAATTAA
- a CDS encoding LysM domain-containing protein produces the protein MNSTTPHTIRPGDNLYHLAQVYHTTVASILARNENLDPHNLTIGRTIDINANDFSIEPNDMPPQTMTPTLNISQLQLDMRTAWSQHVFWTRLLLVSIAARLDDEAATTARLLENPGNIASIFAPYFDAAMVGDVEQLLTQHLQIGAQLITALRDKQNNQAAQLSTQWYENADQLAAALHAMNPRYNLEELKTMMRTHLDLTTKEVAARLAARYEDDIAAMDEVEREAMMMADFKKSRSTPCPAIIIHILCDVVKYCFFATFTAQKNISKVKDFRY, from the coding sequence ATGAACAGTACCACACCTCATACCATTCGACCGGGTGATAACCTCTACCATCTGGCGCAAGTGTACCACACCACCGTTGCCTCCATTTTAGCACGGAATGAAAATCTTGACCCGCACAATCTTACCATCGGACGTACTATTGATATCAACGCCAACGATTTTTCCATTGAGCCAAACGACATGCCGCCGCAGACAATGACACCAACATTGAATATATCTCAACTCCAACTCGACATGCGCACGGCGTGGTCACAGCACGTGTTTTGGACACGGCTATTATTGGTCAGCATTGCGGCACGGCTTGACGATGAGGCCGCCACGACGGCGCGATTGCTAGAAAACCCGGGTAACATTGCCTCGATTTTTGCTCCCTACTTTGATGCGGCGATGGTGGGCGATGTTGAACAATTGCTAACGCAACACTTGCAAATCGGCGCACAGCTGATTACAGCATTGCGCGACAAGCAAAATAACCAGGCCGCACAGCTCAGTACGCAATGGTACGAAAATGCCGATCAACTGGCGGCAGCGCTGCACGCCATGAACCCGCGCTATAACCTTGAAGAACTCAAAACCATGATGCGCACCCATCTCGATTTAACGACCAAAGAGGTCGCGGCACGGTTGGCGGCGCGGTATGAGGATGATATCGCCGCCATGGATGAGGTTGAGCGCGAGGCGATGATGATGGCAGACTTCAAAAAAAGCCGCTCAACCCCCTGTCCTGCAATCATTATACACATTTTGTGCGATGTTGTCAAATATTGTTTTTTTGCCACTTTTACCGCGCAAAAAAACATATCAAAAGTCAAGGACTTTCGGTATTGA
- a CDS encoding NAD-dependent malic enzyme, with protein sequence MNYNQQAMQKHAEWAGKIEVISRAAVSDKEELSVAYTPGVAAPCLAIAEDVNLSYTLTRRHNLVAVVTDGTAVLGLGDIGPEAGMPVMEGKCALFKAFADVDAFPLCIRSKSVDEIVSTITLLAGSFGGINLEDISAPRCFEIERRLKESCDIPIFHDDQHGTAVVTVAAMLNAMRLTKRNLSDMSVVVNGSGAAGIAVTRLLMSMGLRKVILCDTKGAIHSGRADLSGEKAAISEISNLENKRGNLHNVVENADVFVGLSAPHVLTREMVASMNADPIIFAMANPVPEIEPQDAIAAGCAVIGTGRSDHPNQINNVLAFPGIFRGALDVRASDINDEMKIAAAKAISDIIPDNELRSDYIIPAPFDTRVAPAVAQAVAQAARDTGIART encoded by the coding sequence ATGAACTACAACCAACAAGCCATGCAAAAACACGCCGAATGGGCGGGTAAAATCGAAGTCATCAGCCGTGCGGCGGTCAGTGATAAAGAAGAACTATCAGTTGCCTATACGCCCGGCGTTGCTGCGCCCTGTTTGGCAATTGCCGAGGACGTAAATTTATCTTACACACTTACTCGTCGCCATAATTTGGTCGCTGTCGTCACTGACGGCACGGCGGTACTCGGCTTAGGCGACATAGGCCCCGAAGCCGGCATGCCTGTTATGGAGGGCAAATGCGCTTTGTTTAAGGCATTCGCCGACGTTGATGCGTTCCCACTTTGCATTCGCAGTAAGAGTGTCGACGAAATTGTAAGCACCATCACCCTGCTGGCCGGCAGTTTCGGTGGCATTAACCTTGAAGATATATCCGCCCCGCGCTGTTTTGAAATCGAGCGAAGGCTAAAAGAATCCTGTGACATTCCCATCTTCCACGACGACCAACACGGCACGGCGGTGGTCACCGTCGCCGCTATGCTAAACGCCATGCGGCTGACTAAGCGCAATTTATCTGATATGTCTGTAGTCGTCAACGGCTCCGGCGCGGCGGGCATAGCTGTGACACGGCTGTTGATGAGCATGGGTTTGCGTAAGGTTATTCTATGCGACACCAAAGGCGCAATTCACAGCGGCCGTGCCGATTTAAGCGGGGAAAAAGCGGCCATTTCCGAAATTTCCAATTTGGAAAACAAGCGTGGAAATTTACATAATGTTGTCGAAAATGCAGATGTTTTTGTTGGGTTATCGGCACCGCATGTGTTAACACGAGAGATGGTTGCCAGCATGAATGCTGACCCGATTATCTTCGCCATGGCAAATCCTGTACCCGAAATTGAGCCACAAGACGCCATCGCGGCAGGCTGTGCCGTCATTGGTACAGGACGCAGTGACCACCCCAATCAAATCAACAATGTGCTGGCATTCCCCGGTATTTTCCGCGGCGCACTGGACGTCCGCGCAAGCGACATCAACGACGAAATGAAAATCGCCGCCGCAAAAGCGATTTCCGACATTATCCCCGACAACGAACTCCGCTCCGACTATATAATCCCCGCGCCGTTTGACACCCGCGTTGCGCCGGCAGTAGCACAAGCAGTAGCACAAGCGGCGCGAGACACAGGAATTGCGCGGACATAA
- the prfB gene encoding peptide chain release factor 2 has product MEEWVETLKLDEVTARADALEEQSNQPGFWDDPNAGQKILQELKKQKDIISRAKAVQGQYESLLELCELALLENDESFAEDLGGDIAKLSEDIETARLELLLSGEYDDCAAILSFHAGAGGTEAQDWNEMLVRMYIRWAERHGFKTKLLDSLDGDGAGLKSASLLIEGERAFGYLKSEMGIHRLVRISPFDSSGRRHTSFAAVEVMPDIENDADIVIRDEDIRVETHRSSGAGGQKVNKTDSAVRVTHIPTGITTACQTERSQHQNKDTCMRLLRAKLAEIKEKEHLDKIEDIKGVQKAIEWGSQIRSYVFMPYTLVKDHRTNFENGNIQAVMDGDLDGFIHAYLKSLVG; this is encoded by the coding sequence TTGGAAGAATGGGTGGAAACGCTGAAGCTCGACGAGGTCACCGCACGTGCCGATGCGCTGGAAGAACAGAGCAATCAGCCGGGCTTTTGGGACGACCCGAATGCCGGGCAGAAAATTTTGCAGGAACTGAAAAAGCAGAAGGATATTATCAGCCGTGCCAAGGCGGTGCAGGGGCAGTATGAATCGTTACTGGAACTGTGCGAGCTGGCGTTGCTGGAAAATGATGAGTCGTTTGCCGAAGATTTGGGCGGTGATATTGCAAAACTATCTGAAGATATCGAAACCGCACGGCTGGAATTATTGCTAAGCGGCGAATACGACGATTGCGCGGCGATTTTAAGCTTCCATGCGGGTGCGGGCGGTACGGAGGCGCAGGACTGGAACGAGATGCTTGTGCGGATGTACATCCGTTGGGCGGAACGGCACGGGTTTAAGACCAAGTTGCTTGACAGCCTCGATGGCGACGGCGCGGGGCTGAAAAGTGCCAGCTTGCTCATTGAGGGCGAGCGGGCGTTTGGGTATCTCAAAAGTGAGATGGGCATTCATCGCTTGGTGCGCATTTCGCCGTTTGATTCATCGGGGCGGCGGCATACATCGTTTGCAGCGGTAGAAGTTATGCCCGACATTGAGAATGACGCCGATATTGTCATCCGTGACGAGGATATTCGCGTTGAAACACACCGTTCAAGCGGTGCGGGGGGGCAGAAAGTTAACAAAACTGACTCGGCCGTGCGTGTTACGCATATACCGACAGGCATTACCACAGCGTGTCAAACCGAGCGCAGTCAACACCAAAACAAAGATACGTGTATGCGTTTGCTGCGCGCAAAATTGGCGGAGATTAAAGAAAAAGAGCATTTGGATAAAATCGAGGACATCAAGGGTGTGCAGAAAGCCATTGAATGGGGTAGCCAGATTCGCAGCTATGTGTTTATGCCGTATACGTTGGTGAAAGACCATCGCACGAACTTTGAAAATGGCAACATTCAAGCCGTGATGGATGGGGACTTGGATGGGTTTATTCATGCGTATTTGAAGTCGTTGGTAGGGTAG
- a CDS encoding GNAT family N-acetyltransferase → MTIRTMTIDDYAPIYALWRNTPGMGLNDRDDSREGIAKYLARNPNTCFVAEMDGEIIGAILSGHDGRRGRICHTAVAQSHQRQGVGVLLVDAAMNALQREGISKVLLVAFARNEKGNTFWEKQGFAARDDLVYRNKELVELVRIDT, encoded by the coding sequence ATGACCATACGAACCATGACAATCGACGATTATGCGCCGATATACGCCCTATGGCGCAATACCCCGGGGATGGGGCTAAATGACCGCGATGATTCACGTGAGGGTATTGCCAAATATTTGGCGCGGAATCCCAATACTTGTTTTGTTGCCGAAATGGACGGTGAAATAATTGGCGCAATTTTGAGCGGACACGATGGACGCAGAGGGCGTATTTGCCATACGGCTGTGGCACAAAGCCATCAACGGCAAGGTGTCGGTGTATTGCTTGTTGATGCTGCGATGAACGCTTTACAGCGCGAGGGCATCAGCAAAGTTCTTTTGGTAGCATTTGCGAGAAACGAAAAGGGCAATACATTTTGGGAAAAACAGGGTTTTGCCGCGCGGGATGATTTGGTGTATCGTAATAAGGAACTTGTTGAATTGGTGAGGATTGATACGTAG
- a CDS encoding aminoglycoside phosphotransferase family protein, whose translation MYSNTNRDEAYKHRLLDFIRREYGITVTDIAPAKRGFYGETWKINTKNTRCFLKLVYAVEHKEVYKHSLPITQHLCDHGIDFISRIVKTKHGGLFAEFDGAILGVFVWIDGENAQNEDTKPVEYQLLAKVYTVPTDGLCIPREDFSSSEVDLFFRRWRALGREEVLALLEKNRDKIEHRAKRLKAAAKLCQGDTSGFVITHGDAGGNFLQSCDRNYIVDWDGVLLAPPERDAWVCCQWDWARDAFCNALQQNGIDYTLRIERLAFYAYWYFFFYLNAFLDSRVEVGIIEEYIDGWIEGSFRYIDEQKL comes from the coding sequence ATGTACAGCAACACAAATCGCGATGAAGCATACAAACACCGTTTGCTTGATTTTATCCGGCGCGAGTACGGCATTACCGTAACCGACATTGCGCCTGCCAAGCGTGGATTTTACGGCGAAACATGGAAAATAAACACGAAAAATACTCGGTGTTTTCTAAAATTGGTGTATGCCGTTGAACATAAGGAAGTTTACAAGCACAGCTTGCCAATCACCCAACATCTTTGCGACCACGGCATTGATTTTATCAGCCGAATTGTAAAGACGAAACATGGCGGCTTGTTTGCCGAATTTGACGGCGCAATCCTAGGCGTTTTCGTTTGGATTGACGGCGAGAATGCGCAAAATGAAGACACAAAACCTGTGGAATATCAACTGCTGGCAAAAGTGTATACCGTGCCGACCGATGGTTTGTGCATACCGCGCGAGGATTTTTCAAGCAGTGAGGTAGATTTGTTTTTCCGGCGCTGGCGTGCGCTTGGCCGCGAAGAAGTCCTTGCGCTGTTGGAGAAAAATCGCGATAAAATCGAGCATAGAGCCAAACGGTTAAAAGCGGCTGCAAAATTGTGTCAAGGCGATACAAGCGGCTTCGTTATCACGCACGGTGACGCAGGCGGGAATTTTCTCCAATCTTGTGACAGAAATTATATTGTTGATTGGGACGGTGTGCTGCTTGCGCCTCCTGAGCGTGATGCTTGGGTGTGCTGTCAATGGGATTGGGCGCGGGATGCGTTTTGTAATGCGTTGCAACAAAACGGCATTGATTACACGTTGCGTATCGAGCGGCTGGCATTTTATGCGTATTGGTACTTCTTTTTCTATCTAAATGCGTTTCTGGATTCGCGGGTGGAAGTTGGTATAATTGAAGAGTACATTGACGGTTGGATAGAGGGTAGTTTTCGTTATATAGATGAGCAAAAACTATAA